A stretch of DNA from Hippopotamus amphibius kiboko isolate mHipAmp2 chromosome 5, mHipAmp2.hap2, whole genome shotgun sequence:
CCAATAGGATTATTGTAAGGATGAAACAAGGTCGTGCAATGTAAAGTGTTTAACAGCGTCTGAACTGCAAATACTAATTCTTAAATCTATCAGTGttactgttattgttattatcttCAACATTCTTGTTGTGATTTTAATATGAAGGCACACACATGAATGCCAgtgtaaaaaagaaatcaaattgtaaTACTAATAATGTTTGTCCTGAGAGCCCCAATGATAAGAGAGTAAGATTGAATAGTTCCCATTTCCTTTTTAGGTTCAAGTGTCGGACTTTTTATATATGCTCCTCTGCAGAGACTGCTGATTGAGTTCTATGGACTGGACGGATGCCTGCTGATTGTGGGTGCTTTAGCTTTAAATATATTAGCCTGTGGCAGTCTGATGAGACCCCTCCAGTCCTCTGATTGCACTTTGCCTGAAAAAACAGCTCTGGAAAATGTACCAGATAGATACTCGatttacaatgaaaaagaaaagaacctggaagaaaacataaacattcttgaaaagagCTACAGTGGTGGGGAAACGTGTAAGAGCACATTAGCCAATGGTGACTGGAAACCAGAGAGTCTACTTCATAAAAACTCAACAACAATGGCACACACAAAAGAGACtgaaacatacaaaaacaaagtGGTGGAACGGACATATTTTTGCAAACAGCTTGCCAGGAGGAAATGGCAGTTATATAAAAACTATTGTGGAGAAACTgtggctctttttaaaaacaaagtattttcagCACTCTTCATTGCCATCTTTCTTTTTGACATCGGAGGGTTTCCACCTTCATTACTTATGGAAGATGTAGCAAGAAGTTCAAATGTGAAAGAAGAAGAGTTTCTTATGCCTCTTATTTCCATTATTGGCATTATGACAGCAGTTGGTAAACTCGTTTTAGGGATACTGGCTGACTTCAAGTGGATTAATACCTTATATCTTTATGTAGCTACCTTAATCATCATGAGCCTGGCCTTGTGTGCAATTCCATTTGCCAAAAGTTATGTCACATTGGCACTACTTTCTGGGCTCCTAGGGTTTCTTACTGGTAATTGGTCCATCTTTCCTTATGTGACCACGAAGACTGTGGGAATTGAAAAATTAGCCCATGCCTATGGAATATTAATGTTCCTTGCTGGACTTGGAAATAGCCTGGGACCACCAATTGTTGGTAAGCTATTTATCTTAAAGTCATTCCATTTTACTGTTCTTCTTTGTAACATCTCTGGATACAGAAATTCATATTGTAATAATAGCACAGATTTATACAAAAGAAATCTGCATGGCATGTCTCCTGATCATGATTTTTTCAAAATCACTTTGATGTAGTTGGAAAAGCCACTACACTTGCTCAggaatttgtgtttatttttcatttgggaGAAATCCAAAACGCCTGCTTTTTCTTGTCCAACTATTTGAGAAATTCTCCTCCTCTAACTCCGTTAGGCCACTTTGGGAGTAGATCGGGTAATATACATCCTAATCCGaactgtatataaattttttaaattaatttttcattggagtataattgacttacaatgttgtgttactttcaggtgtacagcaaagtaagtcagttatacatacacatatatccacttcttttttagactctgttcccatataggtcattacagagtattgaatagagttctctgtgctattcagttggtccttattagttatctgttccatatatagtagtgtgtatatgtcagtcccataGACTGTACATAAATTGATGAAATTAGAGTATTCCTATTCATACTATGTCTATCAACTCACTTTTTTCTTACTCTCTTTTCAGGTTGGTTTTATGACTGGACCCAGACCTATgacactgcattttatttttgtggcttCTGCGTCCTACTGGGAGGTTTTATTCTGCTGCTGGCAGCCTTGCCTTCCTGGGATTCATGCAACAAGCAACTCCCCAAGCCAGCTCCACCAAGCTTTTTGTACAAAGTTGCCTCTAATTCCTCTAATGTTTAAAGGAATATTGGAAGGCACTACAGACTGTTTGCTCATAGCAGAATTTCACTGTGGCTGAtctgaatgaatatttttttatatatacacatcctaTTCTCTATGTACTGTATATGTAGCCTCTATCtcctgcatttttttctcttttttcatttttccacgAAGTGGGACTATTCTGTTTTACTATTATTCACGAGCTCTGGACATTGTGATCATTTTGGCCGGCCTCAGAAGGCTTTCACTGTGTAAAGAAACATAATTTCTCTGCAGACTCCATTAGTTCCATTGCAAGGCAGCTAGAGGAGACCCTggctattttaaaacttttccaagCAGTGTGATGAGATATGTGTGAAGGCTGCCAAGAACTAAATCACTCTCTTCTCTCTGTTAGCCTCGCTAGTAAATATGACTTCGAGCCAGTCAGGAAACAAAAGTGGTTCCTAAAACAGCGTTAAGAATTGCAGTGGCACAAactgatcatttttttaaaattatattttaagttacTGTTACTAGTTttcattacagtaagtcccctacc
This window harbors:
- the SLC16A9 gene encoding monocarboxylate transporter 9 isoform X1; this translates as MESRKSPDGGWGWVIVLVSFFTQFLCYGSPVAVGVLYIEWLDAFGEGKGKTAWVGSLASGVGLLASPVCSLCVSSFGARAVTIFSGFLVAGGLMLSGFAPNIYFLFFSYGIVVGLGCGLLYTATVTITCQYFDSRRGLALGLISTGSSVGLFIYAPLQRLLIEFYGLDGCLLIVGALALNILACGSLMRPLQSSDCTLPEKTALENVPDRYSIYNEKEKNLEENINILEKSYSGGETCKSTLANGDWKPESLLHKNSTTMAHTKETETYKNKVVERTYFCKQLARRKWQLYKNYCGETVALFKNKVFSALFIAIFLFDIGGFPPSLLMEDVARSSNVKEEEFLMPLISIIGIMTAVGKLVLGILADFKWINTLYLYVATLIIMSLALCAIPFAKSYVTLALLSGLLGFLTGNWSIFPYVTTKTVGIEKLAHAYGILMFLAGLGNSLGPPIVGWFYDWTQTYDTAFYFCGFCVLLGGFILLLAALPSWDSCNKQLPKPAPPSFLYKVASNSSNV
- the SLC16A9 gene encoding monocarboxylate transporter 9 isoform X2; translation: MESRKSPDGGWGWVIVLVSFFTQFLCYGSPVAVGVLYIEWLDAFGEGKGKTAWVGSLASGVGLLASLGCGLLYTATVTITCQYFDSRRGLALGLISTGSSVGLFIYAPLQRLLIEFYGLDGCLLIVGALALNILACGSLMRPLQSSDCTLPEKTALENVPDRYSIYNEKEKNLEENINILEKSYSGGETCKSTLANGDWKPESLLHKNSTTMAHTKETETYKNKVVERTYFCKQLARRKWQLYKNYCGETVALFKNKVFSALFIAIFLFDIGGFPPSLLMEDVARSSNVKEEEFLMPLISIIGIMTAVGKLVLGILADFKWINTLYLYVATLIIMSLALCAIPFAKSYVTLALLSGLLGFLTGNWSIFPYVTTKTVGIEKLAHAYGILMFLAGLGNSLGPPIVGWFYDWTQTYDTAFYFCGFCVLLGGFILLLAALPSWDSCNKQLPKPAPPSFLYKVASNSSNV